The nucleotide sequence attgtatgaAAGCAATGATATCAAAGTTTGGCTTTAGCTTGCACAGACCATGGTGTTGATGCCTTGTGAGAAAGGGAGGAGCTGGATCAGTCCAGGGACCAAGTTGAGAGTCAGCAGTGCAGAGCAGAAAGCACCGGAGTAAGCTGTAGCAGCAACATGGAAAATGAATTGGAACAAacttcattacacacacacaaacacctaaCAAATGTGTCAATCCTCATATAAAGTCTCAATTCATAGTACAGAAGGAAAAGCCCCCACCACCATAATTTCATATGCCGAAGACAGATTTTCCTTTGCAAAACTGAAGTTTTCATAGACTaagttcacagtaccaaaaaatgaactagttcacattaatttcttcagtttttttccttacaaaatgctgtgagtttgaattgggtggaggaactttgtggctgttggctcgtggtcttaccctttaatgatttcttgtgatcatcattcacttacagatatttcccaagactggtcagATGATTCAGCTTGCTGTGTCATTTCAAAAATCAGtttctgtgacccatcagattctgtgacccataACACCGGCATGCTGGCTGCCGTAAAACATAGTGCGTGAGCGTTGTTAACTCTCGCAGGAGTGAACGACGCTAACGTTCATGTTCATTAGTAGCAAACtgatacgttcagttcaccaaaaacatgagcgtgTTTAATGAACGGCGCTCTTTTAGCatgttcatgcacaacactgatGATCAAATATTAGTTTTGTGCGCTTACAGCCTCAATAATGTCTGCTGGTATGAGCTGTCCCTAAACCTAGTCTGTCCCTGAGCCAAATAACCCAGAGAgtacataaaacagaaatcagaATCCCAGTTTACAGAATTAAAAGACTGAAATCAGtgcagaagtgtgtgtttgagattcAGCAGAGATCAGGTGTGACTATAACGGACTGTTCAAACCTGTGAGGTTGTTAAGGACCCAGGCACTCTCTCTGGCCAAGGCTGGCTGAGTCTGCAGGTAGGCCTGAAGAAATGCACACAGAGCAACCATGATACAAACATCACCCACTTGAGTGCTCAGGTCCTCCACTGGGCAGGAGGACAAGAGGTTTCCAACGCACCTCAGCAGAGGACAGATGAGCTAGAGAGGAAGAACACAGTGAAAATCTCCATGTCAGTTAAAATAACATACTGcttattttgtattaaataaGATaacaatgattggtttgccagagcggaagtggggagcaacccagagccatgtagagagctccgcGGCCTGCCAttgctgtaaataaataaataaaaataaaaaggtccattggagagaatatttattattgagaattgtttatttagtttattatgattgtatagtttgtatTAATATGCTTTAgcaacattgtattgtatgcagtcatgctaaTAAatccacttgaattgaaattgaacggaGATGACGCaactctacatggctctggagtaACCATAGTGACGTAGTAGACTAAACCAACTAGTAGTATGGCAGAGCCATTGGCGgaaaaacctaagaagcgtccaaaaaacatttgtgatgctccagataaaaaaagaaactcgttcagaggaaggattacagtcaaaaaaagaaagcgctcgacggcgaggacaaacacagataaccattggtgtagctttagcttttccttgttggagagtgctgagagaaggatgagggcagacacagatgtcatgttactgctcttggacaggttggtaaaatatttggagtaggctatgtagctacatttactctacctgaataatggattattgtcttggaactgtggaaatgtctctgtatttttgtcactatttctgaacacgagcctggggcgagctcacctgtaggcatacatcattaGCACatgtcaacagtgtttgtgtaattactctcactgccagaaggaaTGCTTTGAAAAACGGTCCGCAGTAATGAAAAGTACTGGTTCagatgatttgttttaaaaaagtaaaaacagaacagaacaaaaaaaaaaaagctaaaaagcaacaaacgtaatgaaatactgtatttgatGCATTCATTTCCTTACCAGCTCTATTCCTTcttctttgtttccttcagtCACAGCGCCACCTAGTGACACTAACAGGGAGCTGCACTGTAACAGGACCCCATGAGCTAACAGCACTCTGTTATCCTCAATGCTTTGGAGTGAGACGAAGGCAGAAGAGACACAGATCATCATTATTAAGATAAATAAAGTTACACTGTTTGTGGAACTTACAAATAATGACAACTGAGTAAATATAACAGACTGTTGACACTTGCTGAGGATACCCTTCAGCTCTCACCCGCATGTAAGGTAGTGCAGACACCACGCACACTCAATGGCAGGTGCCAGGCCAAACTTTGGGTCAGGAGTCAGGACTGATAACAAGTGTGAAGGTAAACTGGAGGCCAGAACCATCCTGCagacacagaagaagagaaattattttaacattttatgagACCACAGCAATGTAGAGAATGGAGAGATGAACTGGAGTATCATTAGGGCGCTTACGGGATTATTTTCTCTGCTGCATCTTTGGCCTGGAGAAGCTGAGAGAGGGCGAACCCCAcagcttccaccactgcaaggTTATGTATCTGgttctgaacacacacacacacacacacacacagaaacatcaaGAGAGACATgttaacatttcaacatttaacCTTGTGTGGCATCAGTTCAGGGCTATGTGGGAAATTAGATTTTGATTTAGTCTCTAATGAGTAGACTAATGAATCTGGTTAGTTTACCTCTATACAGTTGGTCAGAGCTGGTATAATTCCCTGGGCCAGGAGTTTCTCTTTTACAGCATCATTGTCTGGGCATAAATTACCTATCGTGTAGAGACACAGCTCCTGTGTACACATGAACATACACAAATGGACAGTCAGAAATCTCCTGCATAATTAGGTGATAACATTACACACTGCTTGGTATGAGTGGGTACTCACAGTGAACTTGGTGCTCTGGCCAGACAGGTAGGTGAGCAGGTAGGGGgtggcaggcagacaggctggTGCCACGTTGGGGTGGGGAGAGTGAGACAGCTCGTGAAGACACCGAACAGCCTGCAGGCGGCATGTAGCATTAGAGCCAGTGAGGAGACCAACGAGAAGATGCATACTATTCTGCTGCCTAGAGGGAAGACAGATTTATACACAGACATGACACAtcatatgaaacagagaaacaaatggCAATAACgtaatttaaagacatttaagGCGGCAACCTAAGTTTCCACCATACTTGATGAAGGTGAGCTGAGCTGATGGGTCACGGAGAGCTTTACTCAAGGCTTTCAGGTGGGCCTCCCTCTCCGGCCCGGTGTGTTGAAGTTTGTGGAACAAACTGACCACGTCCTGGGGAAATGAGGAGCAGATTCAGATGGCAAGTTTTACTTGACCTACCAAAACATTATCTATCACATCTGTCTCACCTGTTCTCCTGAGTTAGTGTCCATGGTGACCTCTGGCTGGTCCTCACCTTCATTCAGCAAGAGTCTCTTGCTCAcaagctgtctgtctctgcggGCCTGTCTCAGTGCTATAGCAattaacacagacaaacatcatATCACTTGCCGCTTCAGTCATCTGAGAGTAGCCTGAACTTAGCTGTTCAGTGCAAAGATGCCCTACAAGCCATCAATCTGTCAAATTCAGAGTCAAACCTGCCCCGTGGACAATGAGATAGCCACTGACTCTAAGGATGTCACAATTGCTGGAGGAATGCCCGATGTAATTTTACATTCACGACTAGATATCAGCTTTGATTTAGTTGTCCTCGATCTATTATTATATAGCTATTGTGTTGTCTTCTTGTCTTGAAATGAATATTGAAAGGTCCCATAGTGGTTTGCCATTagctatatatacacattactaatgattttatttcttagAGACCATAACACCACCCTTTACTTTATATTAAAACGATATGAAAGAAGTTACCATTTGTCATACCCAAAATTTTAAGCTAGGTACATGGTCGATATCTCTGTACTGAATGAAGTCAGGTTGCTCTGGACTGATATTGATTTAATGCTTATTGATTGAAATCTGTATCTAGCTATGCAAGAACCTCTGAggtcaaatatatttttcatggGTGCCCTGTTTATAGGGTTAAGAAACATAACTAACGAGTAAAGATGAAGTTAGCTAGGTTAACTTAACTAGATGAAGCTAATCTAGTTGTGATATGTTGATGTGAtagctaacagttagctaactGTATGCTGGGGGGTTTTCACAAACAGGCTGTATCTTTGTTACCTAGCTAGGTTAGTTCAATAATTTGACgtttaaactataaaataacaAGAAGAAAGTGAACTTTCCATTTCGTTCTTTTTCTTGTGTGGCAGCCTCTTCCACACGATGGGTCTTTCAGAGCCTTCCTATCAGTTATTATCGACATTAAGTTACGTTGGTAACCTTTAAGTTAATTAAACAGTAACACTCCAGATAAACACATCATATTTTAACGTTAAGACACTCACCTTTTTCGTGCTCTCGCCTCTTTAACTTGAGCTCCTCCAAGCTGTCACCTTGTCGACCAGCTTTGTGGCGAACTTTGTTTAACCTCCACATTTGGTTATTTTGAAGTCAATAACttaaaacagttaaattaaACGTTAGTTGCTTGTTTCATGGTGGAAGATGTTAGTTACTAGCCACAGTACCGAACCATAGTAAGGTGAAATTCTTCTTCGGTGGATTTATTCCGACCTCAGTCAGCTACTGCAGCGCCATCTAGTGGACACACCCGGCAGCGACTTGACTGTACAGAACCACACAGACATGGATCTGTCTCTGTCCACAATAACAGACTTAAAAGACTTCAGGTAGGCACAGAGGATTTAAAAATACTATGgagtttaatttgttttaaaagcatAATGTACAATGCATATATGAAAGttttatcaaacatttaaaacttttgtttaaaaaaataaaataaacccatgcttttcacaaacacagataTTAACCTAATACCGAATTAGCCTGTTACAACtgtttttcatatattttttaataaatataaaattggtcaaaaaaagtttttcctctctccaaGAGGTTAGTAGGCGTATACTGAGAACAAATTAAGATTTAGGACTATCATGGGGAAAATCCCTGAGACTGAAAGAGAATGTGTTTAAGAGAAATGTCTCTGTTCATTCAATGACTGAATTTCACTTTCAAAA is from Siniperca chuatsi isolate FFG_IHB_CAS linkage group LG8, ASM2008510v1, whole genome shotgun sequence and encodes:
- the tmco6 gene encoding transmembrane and coiled-coil domain-containing protein 6 isoform X1, with translation MWRLNKVRHKAGRQGDSLEELKLKRREHEKALRQARRDRQLVSKRLLLNEGEDQPEVTMDTNSGEQDVVSLFHKLQHTGPEREAHLKALSKALRDPSAQLTFIKQQNSMHLLVGLLTGSNATCRLQAVRCLHELSHSPHPNVAPACLPATPYLLTYLSGQSTKFTELCLYTIGNLCPDNDAVKEKLLAQGIIPALTNCIENQIHNLAVVEAVGFALSQLLQAKDAAEKIIPMVLASSLPSHLLSVLTPDPKFGLAPAIECAWCLHYLTCGIEDNRVLLAHGVLLQCSSLLVSLGGAVTEGNKEEGIELLICPLLRCVGNLLSSCPVEDLSTQVGDVCIMVALCAFLQAYLQTQPALARESAWVLNNLTAYSGAFCSALLTLNLVPGLIQLLPFSQGINTMILRVLANIAHRKKEFCVQLAHLGLLSALCATLKMADREMVTLSMDVLFMLVVSGPQVAEEFVRQGGLSLLEAIQYNSEGEIRRRATHLLEHHLLSFSSYCSVDNTPCP
- the tmco6 gene encoding transmembrane and coiled-coil domain-containing protein 6 isoform X2, with translation MWRLNKVRHKAGRQGDSLEELKLKRREHEKALRQARRDRQLVSKRLLLNEGEDQPEVTMDTNSGEQDVVSLFHKLQHTGPEREAHLKALSKALRDPSAQLTFIKQQNSMHLLVGLLTGSNATCRLQAVRCLHELSHSPHPNVAPACLPATPYLLTYLSGQSTKFTELCLYTIGNLCPDNDAVKEKLLAQGIIPALTNCIENQIHNLAVVEAVGFALSQLLQAKDAAEKIIPMVLASSLPSHLLSVLTPDPKFGLAPAIECAWCLHYLTCGIEDNRVLLAHGVLLQCSSLLVSLGGAVTEGNKEEGIELAYLQTQPALARESAWVLNNLTAYSGAFCSALLTLNLVPGLIQLLPFSQGINTMILRVLANIAHRKKEFCVQLAHLGLLSALCATLKMADREMVTLSMDVLFMLVVSGPQVAEEFVRQGGLSLLEAIQYNSEGEIRRRATHLLEHHLLSFSSYCSVDNTPCP